Below is a genomic region from Tripterygium wilfordii isolate XIE 37 chromosome 12, ASM1340144v1, whole genome shotgun sequence.
GAATATAGTGTAaatgttaaaagaaaaaagcaaaaaagagaCCAATTAGTAACAAAATTAAAGCAACATTAATTAATCAAGTTCATTTCACTCTGCACATCCTGAATTAGATTCCACATCTTCAATtacaaaaagaaaggaaaaaaaagaaaaagggagttTAGAACACAAGATTTCTCTTTGCCGCAGCATAGCTTCTGCTTCTTGGGTACAACAAATTATCACCAACACCACCTCCAAAATCAGAAGGCCCATCCTCATCAATCCTTCCCATAGCAACACTGCAACTCTTCCTCATCAATCCATTACTACTCCTCCTGCTCCTCGATTCCATCTCAATCAATTCACGACCAGAAAGACTACTCTTCTTCAAGGAGGCAGCTCTAACAAGCTCTGCGTAATCCATCTCGCTCTCTTCAGACCTCGACGAGTTGACACTGAAGCTCTTAGGCAATGAAACGACGCTTCCCCCCGGCACCCCCATGCCACCACCATAACCAACATTAGAATTCGCATAATCCAACATGCTTCGAACGTAAAAAGCCTTTGCTttccccaaaaccctaattgGGTATGTAATGAACCttatcaacttcttcttctttttcttgttgttgTTCTGTTTGCTATTATTACTCCTCATGTTCATGTTCTGCAATCAATAGAAGAATAGCTATATTCAGTTTGGAGATTTTTAAGAcgaagcaatatatatatatatatatatatatatatatatatatatatatatccgacTCTTTCCAACCAGGTGTCGCATGTTAATGAAAAATATTGGAAAGTCCACACGCCCACCACTTCacttcatatatacatattttatatccacatatttttatatataaaaatttgtggatataaaatatgtatatatgaagtGAAGTGGTGGGCGTGTGGACTTTCCAATATTTTCCATTAGCACGCCACACTTGATTGGAAAGAGTCGGAGGGTCTGGTCAGAGTTAACGTTGTATCTGTAAGTTATTAATGTTCAAGGAAAAGTATGTATGCCATATTGGGAAGGTTAGATTAGATTTATACCTTTGACTAGGCAACTCTTGCTGACTCATATTGTGTATATCCTCTATTATCATAACACGTACGTtactctttttcttcctttttaattaccccttttttattttcttaattcatTAAACACTAAATTCGCATTGTGTTACTATTTTCTAACACTAGACAACCGAGTTGATTTTACTCAGCTCaagaaattattcaatggtCCTGTCACATCATTTCATAAGATGATGTAGTGTATCAGAATCAATAGAACGGTATCAACTCCATGTAATTGATGACAACGCTGATAGTTGATGGAAACTCTTCatttaaatatttcattttcttgaaaactatgattattttatataaaGTACATCATATGCATTTATGTCATACATGTTTATCTGATTGTACATATCACTTGTTGATCAGTGAGTGGGAACAGTTGCccaatataatattaattgcaCTTACAACACTGTACATGAAtaattttgtaaaataatttatttcatattttagGGTTTGAGCACAGATAAATATGTGATTTTTATtacccttctttttcttcaaattaaaacaaactattaattgattttattttttttaattgatgttTTTATGTGTTCTGAAATGATGTGACATGAAGCATATATTATTAATTGGGAGACCAAGCAAGCAATCCATTATGAAATCAAAAGGTAagcttgcatatatatatatatatatatatatagcccaaTTAGTGGAGTGATATGAAGGGAGAATGactgccatatatatataattgagaaTCTCACCATCAAAACTTATGGTTTTGGCTTCTGGGTTTGGATGAGGATGACCAATGACCAGTGACCACCATCTTCTTAATTCAATATTTGTTATCTGCAAGTTTAACCAAAGACATGACAAGCACCAAATAGTCAAATTAAATTCATTGGAGAGATTATCATACAAATCATGATGGGTTTAATTTCACAAGTAATGGGTTTTTGACTTTTCAATTCAAAAGGGTATTGCCCTCCCCCTCCATATTATACTTCTAATTCATTGACCATATTAATTGTGAGTATTATTCCAAATCACTAGTACAAAGTCTTCCCTCCAACTTTGAACCAAAAAGCATAGTAAATAATGTGAGAGATAAGATGATCACTTGTGTAAAGTGATGGGAATTGGAAGGAATCGCTCTTGATGCTTTAAATGTGGTCGATATTAGAagtatattgatttttttcccaataaCCGAATACTTGAATTGATCTTATGCTTTATGAATTTTAGTTTTTCCTTGTCGAGTAATAATCTCCTATTTCAAACAAATACTACTCCTTGCGAGTGTGTAGAAATACTAATAGAATCATGTTTTCGATtccgaaaaaaaaattatacatacCATTAATTTATGacttatggtataaatttaATCTTtatgataaagaaagaaaaaaaaggaatttgTATGTGAGCCATTCATTTTTATGTTCAAAATCAATTCGAAATTTTTATATTCCATTTTCTTGCTAGTTTAAT
It encodes:
- the LOC120010490 gene encoding uncharacterized protein LOC120010490, which encodes MRSNNSKQNNNKKKKKKLIRFITYPIRVLGKAKAFYVRSMLDYANSNVGYGGGMGVPGGSVVSLPKSFSVNSSRSEESEMDYAELVRAASLKKSSLSGRELIEMESRSRRSSNGLMRKSCSVAMGRIDEDGPSDFGGGVGDNLLYPRSRSYAAAKRNLVF